One genomic region from Nostoc sphaeroides encodes:
- a CDS encoding ATP-binding sensor histidine kinase has translation MLNTIVSIPGYRIGEELYNGSRTLVYRGYREADSLPVVIKFLKNPYPSFSELVQFRNQYTIAKNLNSPLIIETYSLEPYQNGYALVMEDFGGISLKDYFTSDQTQYIASLQEFLPIAIALCNTLDILYRERIIHKDIKPANILINPQTKQVKLIDFSIASLLPRETQTLISPNVLEGTLAYISPEQTGRMNRGIDYRSDFYSLGITFYELLTGELPFKSNDLMELVHCHIAKQPDKFKIENSQLKNPELIPQVLCDIVIKLMAKNAEDRYQSALGLKFDLENCLRQLKETGKIESFAIAQRDVCDRFIIPDKLYGRETEVETLLQAFERVSLGATEMMLVAGFSGIGKTAVVNEVHKPIVRQRGYFIKGKFDQFQRNIPFSAFVQAFRNLIGQLLTESDIQIQLWKSKILEALDDNGQVIIEVIPELERIIGKQTLVIELSGTASQNRFNLLFQKFTQVFTTAEHPLVMFLDDLQWADSASLKLMELLMADTGHLLLIGAYRDNEVMPAHPLMLTLNDIQKTAATINTITLTPLSQEQVNQLVADTLKCSEKLAWPLSGLVYQKTQGNPFFATQFLKALHQDGLIEFNLDSACWQCDITQINQRSLTNDIVEFMALQLQKLPKSTQSVLKLAACIGNQFDLETLAIVSKQSKIETAVCLWNALQEGLILPQSEVYKFFVGLENQAFTKENSEIIGYKFLHDRVQQAAYSLIPEAEKQKTHLMIGQLLLQGLSQQEQQERIFDLVNQLNLGLGAIAEDSSLSNIAIDQQKKQLACLNLQAGQKAKLSAAYQASQSYCTTGIDLLPATAWQTDYELTYSLHRDCSEAAYLCGNFDRAEVLYGEALSHAQTPLDKAVIYRVQMTQYQLQGRNAEAIAMQRQSLQLLDWELPKEQELIQKSLDEEIAIVNRFLEQQTIESILNLPKMSDAGIAEMLRILQILFYAAWLDGQPTLGLLVLAKMTTLSLQYGNSDMSPFSYAGYALIANAILKDLGTGYQFGQMAVQLCEQFDNADVRGMTNFIFAADVHSWSHPIREADTYYDNAYKYGMEAGNWLTVGFMMMQSGSDRLTYGKNLDELYAIAQGHADFLRHIKSLENLDALIVGVIQPIRNLLGLTKTPFSFDDDSFTEAEFLQKYGNTPYHLAWLYSVKIRHAYLFDHKAAYSDLIPQLSIIENTISSHAKVPSSVFYVALMHLSLAEIASDEQERQFHWQALIPLEERLNNWAIACPENILHKCLLIQAEKARLKGQKAEAIDFYEQAIAQAKHQGYGYEEALANELAAKFYLKWGKEKAAGDYIYEAYYCYSRWGAKAKTLDLEKRYPQLLKSILQEEQIKLNPLETISSRNASSFTCTNSTGTTNISQVLDFTSVLKAAQAISGSLELDQLIVSLTRIILENSGAKKCVLVLPQEEDNWQVRAITFIEHEEIQTILDSQSLDNCQDIPVKIINYVKNTQQTIVIDNCKTDIPGIIGKYMLEYQPQSVLCAPIINQGVMVGILYLENSLTQGVFTSDRLSVINLLSSQAAISLVNARLYQQAGIALQDLQQAQLQVVQSEKMSALGNLVAGVAHEMNNPLGFISASLQQAKPTIADIVEHLKLYQESLPNPSDKIKDHAEDIDLDYSLSDLPKIIDSMTMACDRLRNISTSLRTFSRADKDYKVPFNIHEGIDSTILILKHRLKANEERPEIEVVTDYGNFPQIECFPGQLNQVFMNILANAIDALDESNTGRSFKEIKSNPNRITIKTSLENEGVKIAIADNGKGIGESVKENIFDHLFTTKGVGKGTGLGLAIARQIVEETHGGKLSCNSVLGEGTEFIIEIPV, from the coding sequence ATGCTTAACACTATTGTCAGTATTCCTGGATATCGCATCGGTGAAGAACTCTACAACGGTTCAAGAACTCTAGTTTATCGGGGGTATCGAGAGGCTGACTCATTGCCTGTAGTGATTAAATTCCTGAAAAATCCTTATCCAAGCTTTAGCGAACTGGTGCAATTTCGCAATCAGTACACCATTGCCAAAAATCTTAACTCACCTCTAATCATCGAAACCTATAGCCTCGAACCCTACCAAAATGGCTATGCGTTGGTAATGGAAGATTTTGGCGGGATTTCTCTTAAAGATTATTTCACCTCTGACCAGACGCAATATATCGCGTCTCTACAAGAGTTTTTACCAATTGCGATCGCACTGTGCAATACCTTAGATATACTCTACCGCGAGCGGATTATTCATAAAGATATCAAACCCGCCAATATTTTAATTAATCCACAAACCAAACAAGTTAAATTAATTGACTTTAGTATCGCATCTTTACTACCACGAGAAACTCAAACGCTCATCAGTCCCAATGTGTTAGAAGGGACACTCGCTTATATTTCCCCAGAACAAACAGGCAGAATGAATCGGGGGATTGACTATCGCTCTGATTTTTATTCTTTAGGTATTACTTTTTATGAATTACTAACTGGTGAATTACCCTTTAAATCAAATGATTTGATGGAGTTAGTCCATTGTCATATTGCTAAACAACCAGACAAATTCAAAATTGAAAATTCCCAATTAAAAAACCCAGAACTAATTCCCCAAGTTCTTTGTGACATTGTGATCAAATTGATGGCAAAAAATGCCGAAGACCGCTATCAAAGTGCATTAGGGCTGAAATTTGATTTAGAAAATTGTTTACGTCAACTAAAAGAAACTGGCAAAATTGAGAGTTTTGCAATTGCTCAACGGGATGTGTGCGATCGCTTTATTATCCCTGATAAACTATATGGAAGAGAGACAGAAGTAGAAACCCTACTGCAAGCATTTGAAAGAGTTAGCTTGGGTGCAACTGAAATGATGCTGGTAGCTGGTTTTTCTGGAATTGGAAAAACGGCGGTTGTTAACGAAGTTCATAAACCGATTGTGCGCCAACGCGGTTATTTTATCAAAGGCAAGTTTGACCAATTTCAACGGAATATTCCTTTCAGTGCCTTTGTGCAAGCATTCCGAAATTTAATTGGGCAATTATTAACAGAAAGTGATATTCAAATTCAGCTATGGAAAAGCAAAATATTAGAAGCTTTAGATGACAATGGACAGGTAATTATTGAAGTAATTCCCGAATTAGAAAGAATTATTGGCAAGCAAACACTAGTAATAGAATTATCAGGAACCGCATCCCAAAATAGATTTAATTTATTATTTCAAAAATTCACTCAAGTCTTTACTACTGCTGAACATCCATTAGTGATGTTTTTAGATGATTTGCAATGGGCAGATTCGGCATCGCTGAAGTTAATGGAGCTATTAATGGCTGACACAGGTCATCTTTTATTAATTGGTGCCTATCGTGATAACGAAGTCATGCCAGCACACCCGTTAATGTTGACTTTGAATGATATCCAAAAAACAGCAGCCACGATTAATACGATTACTTTAACACCACTGAGTCAAGAGCAGGTAAATCAATTAGTTGCTGATACACTTAAATGCTCAGAAAAATTGGCATGGCCTCTTTCTGGCTTGGTATATCAGAAAACTCAAGGTAATCCGTTTTTTGCTACACAGTTCCTCAAAGCATTACATCAAGATGGATTAATTGAATTTAACTTGGACTCAGCATGTTGGCAATGCGATATTACGCAAATAAATCAGCGATCGCTCACAAATGATATAGTTGAATTTATGGCATTGCAATTACAAAAGTTGCCAAAATCAACTCAAAGTGTTTTAAAATTAGCTGCGTGTATCGGGAATCAGTTTGATTTAGAAACATTAGCGATTGTTTCTAAACAATCAAAAATAGAAACGGCTGTTTGTTTGTGGAATGCCTTACAGGAGGGTTTGATTTTACCTCAAAGTGAGGTTTATAAGTTTTTTGTTGGGTTAGAAAATCAAGCTTTCACTAAAGAAAATTCGGAAATTATTGGATATAAATTTCTGCACGATCGCGTCCAACAAGCAGCTTATTCTTTAATACCAGAAGCTGAAAAACAAAAGACACATTTGATGATTGGTCAATTGTTATTGCAAGGGTTATCTCAGCAAGAGCAACAAGAACGAATTTTTGACCTAGTAAACCAACTGAATCTAGGACTTGGTGCGATCGCTGAAGATTCCTCCCTTTCCAACATCGCCATTGATCAGCAGAAAAAACAACTGGCTTGCTTAAACCTGCAAGCAGGACAAAAGGCCAAACTTTCGGCAGCTTATCAAGCATCCCAGAGTTATTGTACTACTGGGATTGATTTATTACCTGCAACCGCTTGGCAGACTGACTATGAACTAACGTACAGTTTGCACCGCGATTGCTCAGAAGCAGCTTATCTATGTGGTAATTTTGACAGAGCCGAAGTCCTTTATGGGGAAGCACTCAGCCATGCTCAAACACCCCTAGACAAAGCGGTGATTTATCGTGTGCAGATGACTCAATATCAGCTTCAGGGACGCAATGCAGAAGCGATCGCTATGCAACGCCAGAGTTTACAACTACTCGACTGGGAACTACCAAAAGAACAAGAGTTGATTCAAAAAAGTCTGGACGAAGAAATTGCCATAGTTAACAGATTTTTAGAGCAACAGACTATTGAATCCATTCTCAATCTTCCCAAAATGTCAGATGCCGGTATTGCAGAAATGTTGCGAATTTTACAAATTCTCTTCTATGCTGCATGGCTTGATGGTCAACCTACTTTAGGATTACTTGTACTTGCCAAGATGACTACTTTATCTTTGCAGTATGGTAACAGCGATATGTCTCCCTTTAGCTATGCCGGCTATGCCTTAATTGCCAATGCCATCCTCAAAGACTTGGGAACAGGTTATCAGTTTGGACAAATGGCGGTGCAGCTTTGCGAACAGTTTGATAATGCAGATGTTCGGGGAATGACTAATTTTATCTTTGCTGCTGATGTGCATAGCTGGAGTCATCCAATTAGAGAAGCAGATACATACTATGACAACGCTTACAAGTATGGCATGGAAGCAGGGAATTGGTTGACTGTTGGCTTTATGATGATGCAAAGTGGTTCAGATCGCCTCACTTATGGTAAAAATCTGGATGAACTATATGCGATCGCTCAAGGCCATGCAGATTTTCTCCGTCACATCAAAAGTTTAGAGAATTTAGATGCTTTAATAGTCGGAGTTATTCAACCAATTCGCAATCTTCTTGGTTTAACAAAAACCCCCTTTAGCTTTGATGACGATAGCTTCACTGAAGCTGAGTTTTTACAAAAATATGGCAATACTCCTTATCATCTGGCTTGGTTATATTCTGTCAAAATTCGTCATGCTTATTTATTTGACCACAAAGCCGCATACTCAGATTTAATTCCCCAACTGAGCATAATTGAAAACACGATTTCTAGTCATGCTAAAGTCCCTTCTAGCGTATTTTATGTAGCATTAATGCATCTATCTCTAGCTGAAATTGCTAGCGACGAGCAAGAGCGTCAGTTCCATTGGCAAGCGCTGATTCCCTTAGAGGAACGCTTAAACAATTGGGCAATAGCCTGTCCAGAAAATATTCTCCACAAGTGTCTGCTAATACAAGCAGAAAAAGCACGGCTAAAGGGACAAAAAGCAGAGGCAATCGATTTTTATGAACAAGCCATTGCTCAAGCTAAACATCAAGGTTACGGCTATGAAGAAGCCCTCGCTAATGAACTTGCAGCTAAATTTTACCTCAAATGGGGCAAAGAAAAAGCCGCCGGAGATTATATATATGAAGCCTACTATTGCTATAGCCGTTGGGGCGCAAAAGCCAAAACCTTGGACTTAGAAAAACGCTATCCCCAACTTCTCAAATCCATTCTGCAAGAGGAACAAATCAAGCTCAATCCCTTAGAAACTATTAGCTCTCGCAACGCTTCCTCATTTACTTGCACGAATAGCACTGGTACTACCAATATTTCCCAAGTTCTGGATTTTACCTCTGTCCTCAAAGCAGCTCAAGCTATCTCCGGTTCTTTAGAATTAGATCAACTAATTGTTAGCCTCACCCGCATTATCCTAGAAAACTCCGGCGCTAAAAAATGCGTACTGGTACTTCCCCAAGAGGAGGACAATTGGCAAGTTAGAGCAATTACCTTTATCGAGCATGAGGAAATACAAACTATCCTAGATTCACAATCACTAGACAATTGTCAAGATATTCCCGTAAAAATTATCAATTATGTCAAAAATACTCAACAAACAATTGTTATAGACAATTGTAAAACAGATATTCCTGGGATAATTGGCAAATATATGTTGGAATATCAACCTCAGAGTGTGTTGTGTGCCCCAATTATTAATCAAGGGGTTATGGTAGGGATTCTCTACCTAGAAAATAGCTTAACTCAAGGGGTTTTTACTAGCGATCGCCTCAGTGTAATTAACCTTCTTTCATCTCAAGCAGCAATATCTCTAGTGAATGCTCGACTCTATCAACAAGCAGGAATTGCATTACAAGATTTACAACAAGCACAATTACAAGTTGTCCAAAGTGAGAAAATGTCGGCACTGGGTAATCTTGTTGCAGGGGTAGCTCATGAAATGAATAATCCTTTGGGCTTTATTTCTGCCAGTCTCCAACAAGCTAAACCCACTATTGCAGATATTGTTGAACACTTAAAGCTATATCAAGAAAGTCTACCCAATCCCAGCGATAAAATCAAAGACCATGCTGAAGATATTGACTTGGATTATAGTTTATCAGACTTACCCAAAATAATTGATTCTATGACAATGGCGTGCGATCGCCTCCGCAACATCAGCACCAGTCTTCGTACTTTCTCTCGTGCTGATAAAGATTACAAAGTACCGTTTAATATCCACGAAGGTATAGATAGCACGATTTTAATTCTCAAACATCGTCTGAAAGCTAATGAAGAACGTCCAGAAATTGAAGTAGTCACTGATTACGGTAATTTTCCCCAGATTGAATGTTTTCCTGGGCAATTAAATCAGGTATTTATGAATATTCTGGCAAATGCCATTGATGCGCTAGATGAATCGAATACGGGACGCAGTTTTAAAGAAATTAAGTCCAATCCCAACCGAATTACAATTAAAACCTCCTTAGAAAATGAAGGCGTGAAAATTGCGATCGCAGATAATGGCAAGGGGATAGGTGAATCAGTGAAAGAAAATATTTTTGACCACTTATTTACTACAAAAGGTGTAGGTAAAGGTACGGGATTAGGATTAGCGATCGCTCGTCAAATCGTTGAAGAGACGCACGGTGGCAAATTGAGTTGTAATTCTGTTCTAGGTGAGGGTACAGAATTTATTATTGAAATTCCGGTGTAA
- a CDS encoding AAA family ATPase — MDSTLVSIPGYRISEELYNGSRTIVYRGYRDDSLPVVIKLLKNPYPSFSELVQFRNQYTIAKNLNSPLIIQTYSLEPYQNGYALVMEDFGGISLKEWGTGENLRNITEFLQIAIALSNALHILYRSRIIHKDIKPANILINPETKQIKLIDFSIASLLPRETQTLMNPNVLEGTLGYISPEQTGRMNRGIDYRADFYSLGVTFYELLTGELPFQSNDPMELVHCHLAKLPPNMNKPHPIGKERVLDAGEEYFPIPQVLCDIVMKLMAKNAQDRYQSALGLKFDLENCLSQLQETGEIKSFLIAQRDVCDRFIIPDKLYGRETEVETLLQAFERVSLGATEMMLVAGFSGIGKTAVINEVHKPIVRQRGYFIKGKFDQFQRNIPLSALVQAFRDFMEQLLTESDSQIQQWKSKILAAVGENGQVIIEVIPELERIIGQQPSPPELSGNAAQIRFNLIFQEFTQVFTTAEHPLVMFLDDLQWADSASLKLIQLLMADTGHLLLIGAYRDNEVEKAHPLMLTLSEIEKTLVTINTITLAPLSQKQVNQLIADTLKCSEDLAFPLSLLVSQKTQGNPFFATQFIKALHQDGLIQFNFESGFWECDIAQVTTQAVIDDVVAFMAFQLQRLPQSTQNILQLAACIGNQFDLSTLAIVSESSEIETASDLWKALEEGLLLTTGDVYKFFQHSEQDSDSKPFNFNVQVPTYKFLHDRVQQAAYSLIPEAQKQTTHLKLGQLLLNNISQSEQEEKIFQIVSQLNLGLELITQQTQRDQLAQLNLLAGRKAITATAYTAAIEYLTLGMELLTADSWQSQYALTLALYENAAKAEYLNTNFEEAIKLTDLILQQTTQMLDRVKAYELKVQIYIAQDQQVKAIETGLKALEQLNISLSSPDVEPENRLAQLPSLTNLANIPEMTNLESLAALRLLISITPPVHHVKPDMFPSVALTKLHLCLEQGHSSLAAFAYGSYSVFLCAVIGDVDTAYYSSQIALKLLEQYQSKEISSKIYMLFGVFICAYKEHGRNTLTAIRESIQCGLEVGDIEHASYSMMAECTHLFLIGETLDAVEERQTKYINLLLKLKQKHCVDYAQVWRQVTLNLLGRSSHQYYLTGVDFDETEMLSHLHNTHNHQSLFAIYLAKIAILYTFDQYEQAATNAEKATEYMDGAFGLLLVVGHNFYYSLCLLAKYSSCDRQQDQQEFWLNQVVSNQKLMHYWAGYAPVNFQHKYDLVEAEIARVMGDKLKAMEYYDRAITLAKANGYIQEEALSNELAAKFYLGWDKEKVAQAYMQEAYYCYARWGAKAKVEDLEKRYPQLLQSILQQQRINFKHDETISFRGTSSSTRTSSTGSTSISDALDFTSVLKAAQAISSSLELDQLVASLTRIILENSGAKKAALILPYEDTWQVRAITLNSQIHIQTILEPQSLDNCQDIPVNIINYVKNTKQTVVIDNCTTHIIGLIGEYMHSSQPQSVLCTPIINQGRLVGILYLENRLTQGVFTSDRLSIINFLCTQAAISLENAQLYNHLQERGKFLNSIYEGVGCLIFVVDIRDNGRFEYTGWSKSCELALAIPASQVLGKTPQEVMAPGEGAAVEQKYLDCFQSGIALTHEECLTFNEQKIWWLTTLSPLKDETGKVYRVVGTTINISDRKQAEEAVTEKSQALGTALGDLQQAQLKIVQSEKMSALGNLVAGVAHEMNNPLGFIAASLKQAKPTIADIVKHLKLYQTNLSNPNDEIKVHAEEIDLDYTLEDLPKIIDSMVMACDRLKNISTSLRTFSRADKDYKVPFNIHEGIDSTILILKHRLKENEQRPAIEVITYYANLPKIECFSGQLNQVFMNILANAIDALDESNVGRSFEEIKSNANRITIKTSLVNEGVKIAIADNGKGMNEEVKQKIFDYLFTTKGVGKGTGLGLAIARQIVVEKHGGAIEVDSRPGEGTEFVIYLPI, encoded by the coding sequence ATGGATAGCACTCTTGTCAGTATTCCCGGATATCGCATCAGTGAAGAACTATACAATGGTTCCAGAACCATAGTTTATCGCGGTTATCGAGATGACTCTTTACCTGTGGTGATTAAACTGCTCAAAAATCCTTATCCCAGTTTTAGCGAATTGGTGCAGTTTCGCAATCAATACACCATTGCCAAAAATCTTAACTCACCTCTAATCATCCAAACTTATAGCCTGGAACCTTATCAAAATGGCTATGCGTTGGTGATGGAAGACTTTGGGGGGATTTCTCTGAAAGAATGGGGAACAGGGGAAAACCTCCGAAATATTACGGAGTTTTTACAGATAGCGATCGCACTGTCCAACGCCTTACATATACTATACCGCTCGCGCATTATTCATAAAGATATTAAACCCGCCAATATTCTAATTAATCCCGAAACCAAACAAATTAAATTAATTGACTTTAGTATTGCATCCCTACTACCACGGGAAACTCAAACACTGATGAATCCTAATGTGTTGGAAGGGACACTAGGTTATATTTCTCCTGAACAAACAGGAAGAATGAATCGAGGAATTGACTACCGGGCTGACTTTTATTCTTTAGGTGTGACTTTTTACGAATTATTGACAGGAGAATTACCGTTTCAATCAAACGATCCGATGGAATTGGTACATTGTCATTTAGCAAAGCTTCCACCAAATATGAATAAACCTCACCCTATTGGTAAGGAGAGGGTGCTTGATGCGGGTGAGGAATATTTTCCTATTCCTCAAGTTCTCTGTGACATCGTGATGAAATTGATGGCGAAAAATGCCCAAGATCGCTATCAAAGCGCATTGGGACTGAAATTTGATTTAGAAAATTGTTTATCTCAACTCCAAGAAACTGGTGAAATTAAGAGTTTTTTAATTGCACAACGAGATGTGTGCGATCGCTTCATTATTCCTGATAAACTCTATGGCAGAGAAACAGAAGTAGAAACCCTACTCCAAGCATTTGAGCGAGTTAGTCTTGGTGCAACTGAAATGATGCTGGTAGCTGGTTTTTCTGGTATTGGTAAAACCGCCGTCATTAATGAAGTTCATAAACCGATTGTTAGACAACGCGGTTATTTTATCAAAGGTAAATTTGATCAATTTCAACGGAATATTCCCTTAAGTGCATTGGTGCAAGCATTTCGAGATTTCATGGAGCAACTATTAACAGAAAGTGATAGCCAAATCCAGCAATGGAAAAGCAAAATATTAGCGGCTGTGGGTGAAAATGGACAAGTAATTATTGAAGTCATCCCGGAATTAGAAAGAATTATTGGTCAACAACCATCGCCTCCAGAATTATCAGGAAATGCAGCACAAATTAGATTTAATTTAATATTCCAAGAGTTTACCCAAGTCTTTACCACTGCCGAACATCCATTAGTAATGTTTTTAGATGATTTACAATGGGCAGATTCAGCATCGCTGAAGTTAATACAGTTATTAATGGCTGATACAGGACATCTTTTATTAATTGGTGCATATCGTGATAACGAAGTCGAAAAAGCACATCCGTTAATGTTGACTTTGAGTGAAATTGAAAAAACACTCGTCACGATTAATACAATCACATTAGCACCACTAAGTCAAAAACAAGTGAATCAGTTAATTGCTGACACACTTAAATGTTCTGAGGATTTAGCGTTTCCTCTTTCGCTACTTGTATCTCAAAAAACTCAAGGTAATCCATTTTTTGCTACACAGTTTATCAAAGCATTACATCAAGATGGGCTGATTCAATTTAACTTTGAGTCAGGCTTTTGGGAATGTGACATTGCACAAGTTACGACTCAAGCGGTTATAGATGATGTTGTTGCCTTTATGGCATTTCAACTACAAAGACTACCACAATCAACTCAAAACATCTTGCAGTTAGCTGCTTGTATTGGCAATCAATTTGATTTATCAACTTTGGCAATTGTTTCAGAATCATCGGAAATTGAAACCGCCTCTGATTTGTGGAAAGCTTTGGAAGAAGGGTTACTTTTAACTACTGGTGATGTTTATAAATTCTTTCAACACAGTGAACAGGATTCTGATTCAAAGCCTTTTAATTTTAATGTACAAGTCCCCACCTATAAATTTTTACACGATCGCGTTCAACAAGCTGCTTATTCTTTAATTCCAGAAGCTCAGAAGCAGACTACTCACTTAAAACTAGGTCAGCTACTGTTAAATAATATTTCTCAAAGCGAACAAGAAGAGAAAATATTTCAAATTGTTAGTCAATTGAACCTGGGGTTAGAGTTAATTACTCAACAGACACAACGAGATCAACTCGCTCAGTTAAATCTGTTAGCTGGACGGAAAGCTATAACTGCCACTGCCTACACTGCTGCGATTGAATATCTAACGCTAGGAATGGAACTGCTAACAGCAGATAGCTGGCAAAGTCAGTACGCTCTCACCCTAGCGCTGTATGAAAATGCAGCAAAAGCAGAATACTTAAATACTAACTTTGAAGAGGCTATCAAACTTACAGACCTGATATTACAGCAAACTACGCAGATGTTGGATAGAGTTAAAGCTTATGAACTTAAAGTCCAGATTTATATTGCCCAAGATCAGCAAGTTAAAGCCATTGAAACAGGGTTAAAAGCACTGGAGCAGTTAAACATTTCGTTGAGTTCACCTGATGTAGAACCGGAGAATCGTTTAGCTCAACTACCAAGTTTAACAAACTTAGCTAATATTCCAGAAATGACCAATCTGGAATCTCTGGCTGCACTGCGGTTGCTGATTAGCATTACACCTCCTGTTCATCATGTCAAACCGGATATGTTTCCGTCAGTAGCACTAACAAAGCTCCATCTTTGTCTTGAACAGGGACATTCATCTTTGGCTGCTTTTGCCTATGGAAGTTATAGTGTATTTCTTTGTGCTGTAATCGGAGATGTCGATACCGCTTATTACTCAAGTCAGATAGCTTTAAAGCTACTAGAACAATACCAAAGTAAAGAAATAAGTTCAAAAATTTATATGCTTTTTGGTGTTTTTATCTGTGCTTACAAAGAGCATGGTCGAAATACACTCACAGCTATACGAGAAAGTATCCAGTGTGGGCTAGAAGTTGGAGATATTGAACACGCTAGCTATTCAATGATGGCTGAATGTACGCATTTATTCTTAATTGGAGAAACTCTAGATGCTGTTGAAGAAAGGCAAACCAAATATATTAATCTACTTTTAAAACTTAAACAAAAACATTGTGTTGATTATGCCCAGGTTTGGAGGCAAGTCACCTTAAATCTACTCGGTCGATCCTCTCACCAATATTACCTGACTGGTGTTGATTTTGATGAAACAGAAATGCTGTCGCATCTTCACAACACTCACAATCATCAGTCACTATTTGCCATCTATCTTGCCAAAATAGCTATCCTTTATACCTTTGATCAGTATGAACAGGCTGCAACCAATGCAGAAAAAGCCACCGAATATATGGATGGAGCTTTTGGTCTACTCTTAGTTGTGGGACATAACTTTTACTACTCTTTGTGCTTACTTGCAAAGTATTCTAGCTGCGATCGCCAACAGGATCAGCAAGAATTTTGGCTAAATCAGGTAGTTAGCAACCAAAAACTCATGCATTATTGGGCTGGCTATGCTCCTGTTAATTTTCAGCACAAGTATGACTTAGTTGAGGCAGAAATAGCGCGGGTAATGGGAGACAAGCTCAAAGCGATGGAATATTACGATCGCGCCATAACTCTTGCCAAAGCCAACGGCTACATCCAAGAAGAAGCACTTAGCAACGAATTAGCAGCCAAATTCTATCTCGGCTGGGATAAAGAAAAAGTCGCCCAAGCATATATGCAAGAAGCATACTACTGCTACGCTCGTTGGGGCGCAAAAGCCAAAGTGGAGGATTTAGAAAAACGCTATCCCCAACTACTCCAATCCATTCTGCAACAGCAACGAATCAACTTCAAACACGACGAAACTATTAGCTTTCGTGGCACTTCTTCTTCCACTCGCACTTCTAGCACTGGCAGCACCAGTATTTCTGATGCACTAGATTTTACTTCAGTTCTCAAAGCGGCTCAAGCTATCTCCAGTTCTCTAGAATTAGATCAACTTGTTGCCAGCCTCACCCGCATTATCCTCGAAAACTCCGGCGCGAAAAAAGCTGCACTAATTCTTCCCTATGAAGATACTTGGCAAGTTAGGGCAATTACCTTAAATTCCCAGATTCATATCCAAACCATTCTTGAACCACAATCACTAGACAATTGTCAAGATATTCCCGTAAATATTATCAATTACGTCAAAAATACCAAGCAAACAGTTGTTATAGACAATTGCACAACACATATTATTGGGTTAATTGGGGAATATATGCACTCCTCACAACCCCAGAGTGTATTATGTACTCCGATTATTAATCAAGGGCGTTTAGTGGGGATTCTTTATTTAGAAAATCGACTGACGCAAGGGGTATTTACGAGCGATCGCCTTTCTATTATAAATTTTCTCTGCACTCAAGCTGCCATTTCTTTGGAAAATGCCCAATTATATAATCATCTCCAGGAGCGCGGAAAGTTCTTAAATAGTATTTACGAAGGTGTTGGCTGTCTCATTTTTGTGGTCGATATTCGGGATAATGGTAGATTTGAGTACACAGGATGGAGTAAATCGTGCGAATTAGCGCTTGCTATACCTGCTTCCCAAGTGCTGGGTAAAACTCCGCAAGAAGTAATGGCTCCAGGTGAAGGTGCAGCAGTCGAGCAAAAGTATCTGGATTGTTTTCAAAGCGGAATAGCCCTCACCCATGAAGAATGTCTAACATTTAATGAGCAGAAAATTTGGTGGTTAACCACACTCAGTCCATTAAAAGATGAGACGGGCAAAGTTTATCGCGTAGTTGGGACAACTATTAATATTAGCGATCGCAAACAAGCTGAAGAAGCGGTAACAGAAAAATCTCAAGCACTCGGAACAGCGTTAGGAGATTTACAACAAGCGCAATTAAAAATTGTTCAGAGTGAAAAAATGTCAGCATTGGGTAATTTAGTTGCTGGGGTAGCCCATGAAATGAATAATCCTTTAGGCTTTATTGCTGCTAGCCTCAAACAAGCTAAACCCACGATTGCTGATATTGTTAAACACTTAAAACTATATCAAACAAATCTCTCAAATCCCAATGATGAAATCAAAGTACATGCCGAAGAGATTGATTTAGATTATACCTTAGAAGACTTACCAAAAATTATTGATTCAATGGTGATGGCGTGCGATCGCCTCAAAAATATCAGCACTAGTTTAAGAACTTTTTCTCGTGCTGATAAAGATTATAAAGTACCGTTTAATATCCACGAAGGTATCGACAGTACAATTTTAATTCTCAAACATCGCCTCAAAGAAAACGAACAACGTCCAGCAATTGAAGTGATAACTTATTATGCAAACTTGCCCAAAATTGAATGCTTCTCTGGGCAATTGAATCAGGTATTTATGAATATTTTGGCAAATGCTATTGATGCGCTGGATGAATCAAATGTAGGAAGGAGTTTTGAGGAAATTAAGTCCAATGCCAACCGAATTACAATTAAAACCTCTTTGGTAAATGAAGGCGTAAAAATTGCTATTGCTGATAATGGCAAAGGGATGAATGAAGAAGTCAAACAAAAGATTTTTGACTACTTGTTTACTACAAAAGGTGTGGGAAAAGGGACAGGATTGGGGTTAGCGATCGCTCGTCAAATCGTTGTAGAAAAACATGGAGGAGCGATCGAGGTAGATTCTAGACCAGGTGAAGGTACTGAATTTGTGATCTACTTACCAATCTAA